aggctctaGGGACGGATGGATTTCCGGCGGAATTCTATaaaaaatgttggcatattattaagggggatttgttaccgatgttccatgatttattctctggacagcttcagttaTTTCACCTCAACTTTGGAACGATAAccttgcttcctaagaaaacaaaggctgtgagaattgagtagttcaggccgatctgtcttCTCAACGTTAGTTTcaattttcaccaaggttgggactaataggctcacgcagattgcgcattctgtggtgcaacattcccaaactgctttcatgccggacagaaacatcctagaaggggttgtggtccttcatggaAAGCTCCACGAAATTCACAtgaaaaaactagatggagttgttttcaaggtggatttcgagaaagcgtacgataaagtcaaaggcctttccttcaacaggccttacgtATGAaaagttttgatgaagcctggcgacgccaggtagaatctttcacgcaaaaagggagtgttggaattaaactgaatgacgacataggtcattatttccagacacataagggcatgagacaaggggatccgatgtctcctattttgttcaacattgtagttgatatgttggcaattctaataggaagggctaaggaggctgatcaggtgggtggcttggtacctcatctagtgaggtgtgtctatcctacagtacgtcgatgatacgatcatctttatggagTATGACTTGGCAAAAGTGacaaatatgaagctggtgttatgcttatttgaacaattgatcGGGTTAAAGATTAATTTTcacaaaagcgaattgttctgttttggaagagccaatgaggaacaagaggcttataggcaattgtttgggtgcgaattGGGGACTTTATCTTTTATGTAtttaggtataccaattcaccatcgtaagctgacaaacagagaatggaagtgtatcgaggatcgttttgagaagaaactgagttgctggaagggcaagctcatgtcatacggaggccgattaattctgattaatttggttctcacgagtatgcctatgtttctcttgtctttcttcgaagtcccagttggagttaggaaaaggctcgacttctatcgatcccgattcttctggcaAAGCGATGAACTGAAAAGAAAATAcagactcgccaaatgggatattatttgtcgaccgaaagaccaagggggtcttggcattgaaaatcttgaagtcaagaacagatgtcttctcagcaagtggctgtcTAAATTATCTGTAGAGACTGATGCCACATGGGCGCAGATTCTATGTAGTAAGTATCTTCACttcaaaactttgtcccaggtgacagcgAGGCTGACGAACTCGCCTTTTTGGAAAGGGCTTATGAGAGTCAAATTAGCCTTtttcaataggacaaagtttataacCGGCAATGGCGCTAACACgtgattctgggaggatacttggctcggagagACCCCCTTGCGCTTCAATACCCGTCTGTTtatagtattgttcaacgacgtgatgctTTCGTTGCAACGATACTTCAGTCCATCctccttaatattcagtttaggaggacGCTAGCCGGTAATCATTGGGAAGTGTGGCTCCATttagtgagtagactgatggaggttcagatgTCTCAACAGCCCGATCAAttacgctggaagcttactaggtctggagagtttacagttaaatcaatgtatctcAATGTTATCAATTCCAGCCCCATTCCTAGTTCCAaatatgtttggaaagtcaaagtcctttgaaaattaaagtgtttatgtggtttgtacataaacaagtcatcttaactaaggacaatttggcaaagcgtaactggacaggacctactaggtgtagtttttatAATCGGGATAAAactatcaaacacctttttcttgattgcccATTGGCCAAAGTTCTATGGCGGACGGTGCAcatagcctttaacattactcctccgaattctgtCAGCacattatttggaacgtggcttaacgggatagagtccgaaacagcgagacacatttgcgtaggagtatgtgctttattgtgggcagtctggaactgcagaaatgatttggtttttaacagaacaacaaatattcattttttgtaggttatcttccgagccactgcgttAATCCCTATGtgatcgctactcactccgacggaggccagggagcgtttggttactggatctatccgatgggagatggtagcacgggatattttcaaccgatttggatggggtcatgtaataggataggcaattagttctcctatctttcttatgccagccggttgtggctttttggCTAGTTTGTTATTGGCTCTTTGGCTCTTTGTGAGCTTTCCTTTACTCTCGTTTGAGACTTTAAAACCTTGTTGAACCTATCTGCTTATTTATAAACTTGACCGTATGCATCGTTCCGATGCAAAAACCAGGGagccccccttttcaaaaaaaaaatgtatTGTATGGACTTGGTtggtgctttatctataaagtggtGGCAAAAAACTAGTTAGAGAAATCTTATAAGTACGATTGTGCATATATATGTAGGGTATGCATATGAAGAAAAACAACCTACTATTCATTGGAAGGATTAAAACACAAGAAAGGCAGGGAATGCATGTTATCGTTTGTACATTCTGGTATCACTTATAGGGACAAAACAAAAGCATAGCTATACACGATGGTAGAGATAGTGTTGACGTCTCTGCAGTATTATTGCCTGTTTTACCTCTAGACGTGACATTCCTTTCTATCTACGTAGATTCTAGAACCATATGTATATACATCTTCACGAAGAGATGGCTTTACCTCTAGGGCCTCCATGTTGGCAGAAATTACATGCAGCGGGGCCAAGGGATGGCTGATCTCACAGCCTTGAACCTGGCCTTATTCATTCACCCATTTAGATTTCagataaaatataaaaatatatcaTATATATACACACGTCATCATGCAACCTAGCTTTCCATAATTAAGCCAAGCAAGTCATCCATGCTAAGGTAATTGGTTGGTTGCTAAGCATGCATGTTTGCATCAATTGGTACGTGTTGctgaacatgcaacaaaattaTACAGCGAACCAGCATTCCTGATCTCTCTGCTCATTTTTTTCCTTGCAAATCATATATATAAGGGTAGGGGCAAGCAAACATAACCATAGCAGCTTAATTGCTAGTGTGCCGATTAATGCTGTTTCAGCTGCTATGGCAATTAAACCTCTTCCTCAAGCGTTGAGGTGGCTCAGCATCCATGGAGGCAGCCCTCCAATACGAAGCTGAGCCTGCTGCCCCggcgctgctgccgccgctgctgcctcCCCACCCATCGTCACCGGCGGGTAGCTGCTGCATACACAAGAAGATGAACTGTACATGTTATTACATGTACGCATAGTATCTTAAGTGAATTGTCAATGTAGGCATGTACATACCAAATGTTCTGTTGAGGGGCATGGGCCTGCTGATCCCTCATCATGAAACTGGAAGATGATGAGCTGGTCTGGGCTTGAGGTTGGTTTTGGGTATGGGCATGGGTTTGGGTCTGGGCTTGGTGCTCCCACTGcatttgttgttgttgctgctgctgctgcctgctGGCCGCCGCCTTCTGCCTCTCCACCAGCTAGAGAAAATTGAAGGATTAGATCAGCAACGGGCAGTGTTTAAGTAATTATAGGTGCTTTGTTTGGCAGCTTAATTACTTCCTTCTGTAGGGCCTTGTTCTCCTCCTGCAGTGACCTCTCCTGCAGCATGCAACAACAGTATGAGATGAAACTAGCTATATCATAATGGAAGGCGGATCGATGATAATAAGTTTGGTTGTTACCTTCTTCTGTAGCTCAGAAATGGACTCCATCATAAGATGGCTCTGCAAATAGAGGCAAGTTTGCAGTTACAATTGATCGGAAACTTTATCATTGGAAATTATATGCCAGATAATAACATTCTCAAAAGTCCAAAAGGAAAGGGTTTGCAACAGAATGCAAGGACCACATTCACATATGTAATGCTGGCATCTGACGTCCACCTCAGTCCAGTTAAGACAATTCAGGTGGGCTACTGAATCTTAGAAAATAACAACCTTTCTCGATCGGATGTGCTTCAATGAACTCTCCAGCTGCTGCTCCAGCTGTTGGAGTTCTTTGAGATTCAGAGAATCC
The window above is part of the Triticum aestivum cultivar Chinese Spring chromosome 2A, IWGSC CS RefSeq v2.1, whole genome shotgun sequence genome. Proteins encoded here:
- the LOC780641 gene encoding MADS-box transcription factor 15 isoform X1 — translated: MGRGKVQLKRIENKINRQVTFSKRRNGLLKKAHEISVLCDAEVAVIVFSPKGKLYEYATDSSMDKILERYERYSYAEKALISAESESEGNWCHEYRKLKAKIETIQKCHKHLMGEDLDSLNLKELQQLEQQLESSLKHIRSRKSHLMMESISELQKKERSLQEENKALQKELVERQKAAASRQQQQQQQQMQWEHQAQTQTHAHTQNQPQAQTSSSSSSFMMRDQQAHAPQQNICSYPPVTMGGEAAAAAAAPGQQAQLRIGGLPPWMLSHLNA
- the LOC780641 gene encoding MADS-box transcription factor 15 isoform X2, whose product is MGRGKVQLKRIENKINRQVTFSKRRNGLLKKAHEISVLCDAEVAVIVFSPKGKLYEYATDSSMDKILERYERYSYAEKALISAESESEGNWCHEYRKLKAKIETIQKCHKHLMGEDLDSLNLKELQQLEQQLESSLKHIRSRKSHLMMESISELQKKERSLQEENKALQKELVERQKAAASRQQQQQQQQMQWEHQAQTQTHAHTQNQPQAQTSSSSSSFMMRDQQAHAPQQNICYPPVTMGGEAAAAAAAPGQQAQLRIGGLPPWMLSHLNA